A single window of Candidatus Binatia bacterium DNA harbors:
- a CDS encoding 3'(2'),5'-bisphosphate nucleotidase CysQ, producing MQPELEVAIAAARAGGAVVAKYYKGDYEVHEKAPDNPLTVADTEADAVIKKTVLTAFPGDGWLSEETADTTERLSKSRVWIVDPLDGTKEFTQHIPEFCVCVALVVDGVVQVGVSYNPAEDLLFAARRGGGTTLNGRPVRCTPHSRVADAVVLASRSEDKRGEWDAYKSLMKVKLTGSVAYKFALIAAGKADATFSLTPKNEWDICAGTMLVEEAGGVVTDRFGRPLTFNNPKTLLPGLIAASSVLYGPLRDVIRETSGQ from the coding sequence ATGCAGCCAGAGCTCGAAGTTGCCATTGCCGCGGCCCGTGCCGGCGGCGCCGTCGTCGCCAAGTACTACAAGGGCGATTACGAGGTTCACGAGAAGGCGCCCGACAATCCCCTGACTGTCGCCGACACCGAGGCCGACGCCGTCATCAAGAAGACGGTCCTTACCGCCTTCCCCGGCGACGGCTGGCTGTCGGAGGAGACGGCCGATACGACCGAGCGTCTTTCCAAGTCCCGCGTCTGGATCGTCGATCCGCTGGACGGGACCAAGGAATTCACCCAGCACATTCCCGAATTCTGCGTCTGTGTGGCCCTCGTCGTCGACGGCGTCGTCCAGGTGGGCGTTTCCTACAATCCGGCCGAAGACCTGCTGTTTGCCGCGCGCCGCGGCGGCGGAACGACCCTGAACGGCAGGCCCGTGCGCTGCACGCCGCACAGCCGCGTAGCCGACGCCGTCGTGCTCGCCAGCCGCAGCGAAGACAAGCGCGGGGAGTGGGATGCCTACAAGAGCCTGATGAAGGTGAAGCTCACCGGCTCGGTGGCCTACAAGTTCGCGCTGATCGCCGCGGGAAAAGCCGACGCGACATTCTCGCTGACGCCGAAGAACGAGTGGGACATCTGCGCGGGAACCATGCTCGTAGAAGAAGCCGGCGGCGTCGTGACCGACCGCTTCGGCCGCCCGCTGACCTTCAACAATCCGAAGACGCTGCTGCCCGGCCTGATTGCCGCAAGCTCGGTGCTGTACGGCCCTCTTCGCGACGTGATCCGCGAGACCAGCGGGCAATGA
- a CDS encoding peptidoglycan DD-metalloendopeptidase family protein, with the protein MPPADATSSATGPQEVVSASVPSLLPSVLFPSLTNTDPNIELSTTSPIAAPEPPMPGPVVSSAGTPSTIDTIDALSDIPEFRDIEHRFATGETFAQVLAENGVSNDKAAAWIKASSRIYALSQIHPGQNLAMRVDVAAADLVSMKLDIDVMSYIVARRKDGDVVAERESVEMGRVRRVVEGTIDSSFYASAARADVPDEIISEVAEVLGWDLDFEKIQAGSRFSVQFEELRNPDGAGTIPGQLLAVRITEVSGKIHEGIWYQQPGEKNGSFYTSKGQALGRDYLRFPVSFTRISSTFSFARLHPILNTTRPHYGVDLAAPTGTPVHAVADGIIEMASWYSGYGRYIQMRHDDTYESGYGHLSRFASNIRPGATVRKGDVIGYVGSTGLATGPHLHYVMYKNDHYIDPLSAAAPRSHSLSGVPARRFSDLVRKVDAAYAAADRAGGTLVLASEASQSDTSVD; encoded by the coding sequence ATGCCGCCCGCCGACGCGACTTCGTCGGCGACGGGCCCGCAGGAAGTCGTATCGGCTTCGGTTCCTTCTCTTCTTCCTTCTGTTCTTTTCCCCAGCCTCACCAACACCGACCCGAACATCGAGCTTTCGACTACCAGTCCGATCGCAGCTCCCGAGCCGCCTATGCCGGGCCCGGTCGTCTCGTCGGCCGGCACGCCGTCCACGATCGATACCATCGACGCGCTTTCCGACATTCCCGAGTTCCGCGACATCGAGCACCGCTTCGCCACCGGCGAGACCTTCGCACAGGTGCTGGCCGAGAACGGCGTCAGCAACGACAAGGCTGCCGCGTGGATCAAGGCTTCCAGCCGCATCTACGCGCTGAGCCAGATCCACCCCGGCCAGAACCTCGCGATGCGCGTCGACGTCGCAGCCGCCGACCTCGTCTCGATGAAGCTCGACATCGACGTGATGAGCTACATCGTCGCGCGCCGCAAGGACGGAGACGTCGTCGCCGAGCGCGAGTCGGTCGAGATGGGCCGCGTCCGTCGCGTGGTCGAAGGCACGATCGACAGCAGCTTCTACGCGAGCGCCGCGCGCGCCGACGTTCCAGACGAGATCATCTCGGAAGTGGCCGAAGTGCTCGGCTGGGATCTCGACTTCGAGAAGATCCAGGCCGGCAGCCGCTTCAGCGTCCAGTTCGAAGAGCTGCGAAATCCGGACGGAGCCGGCACCATTCCCGGCCAGCTGCTGGCCGTGCGCATCACCGAGGTGAGCGGCAAGATTCACGAGGGCATCTGGTACCAGCAGCCCGGCGAGAAAAACGGCAGTTTCTACACATCCAAAGGCCAGGCCCTCGGCCGCGATTATCTGCGCTTCCCGGTCTCCTTTACGCGCATCTCCTCGACCTTCTCGTTCGCCCGCCTCCATCCGATTCTCAACACGACGCGTCCTCACTACGGAGTCGACCTCGCGGCGCCGACCGGCACGCCGGTGCATGCGGTAGCCGACGGCATCATCGAGATGGCAAGCTGGTACAGCGGCTACGGCCGCTACATCCAGATGCGGCACGACGACACGTACGAATCGGGCTACGGGCACCTTTCGCGCTTCGCATCGAACATCCGGCCCGGCGCTACGGTGCGAAAAGGCGACGTGATCGGCTACGTCGGCTCGACCGGCCTGGCCACCGGCCCTCACCTTCACTACGTGATGTACAAGAATGACCACTACATCGATCCGCTGAGCGCGGCCGCGCCTCGCTCGCACTCGCTGAGTGGAGTTCCGGCCCGTCGCTTCTCCGACCTCGTACGGAAGGTCGACGCAGCCTACGCAGCGGCCGACCGCGCCGGCGGAACGCTGGTGCTCGCTTCCGAAGCATCGCAGTCCGACACCTCGGTCGACTGA
- the ruvX gene encoding Holliday junction resolvase RuvX has translation MRRRLAALDVGDKRIGVAVSDALRLTAQPLGTVERRSMAADCAAIQRMLEPYDVEKIIAGLPLNPRGTEGEQADRVRHFCKRFVVETGRELVFQDERLTSAEGERMLLETGMRRNRRREVRDRVAAALILQAWLDSQPRP, from the coding sequence ATGCGCCGCAGGCTAGCCGCACTGGACGTGGGAGACAAGCGTATTGGCGTGGCTGTAAGCGACGCGCTGCGGCTTACTGCCCAGCCCCTGGGAACCGTCGAAAGGCGCTCGATGGCCGCCGACTGCGCGGCAATCCAGCGCATGCTCGAGCCGTACGATGTCGAAAAAATCATTGCAGGACTGCCACTTAACCCTCGTGGCACCGAGGGCGAGCAGGCCGACCGCGTCCGCCACTTCTGCAAGAGGTTCGTCGTCGAGACCGGCCGGGAGCTGGTGTTCCAGGACGAAAGACTGACCAGTGCCGAGGGCGAGAGGATGCTTCTGGAGACCGGGATGCGGCGAAATCGCCGCAGGGAAGTCCGGGACCGGGTGGCCGCCGCTCTGATCCTGCAGGCCTGGCTCGACTCCCAGCCCCGCCCGTGA
- the mltG gene encoding endolytic transglycosylase MltG → MRRALAIFTAVVVVAFGAAAVTATVVIKEELARSVELAGKVEFDVLPGESLRHVAAHLYESGLIGSERVFLGAAFWKGTDRAIKHGRHEFTGTVTLESVLAELARTPKPILKVTIPEGLTLRDAGAVLEQAGAVSASAYLAVACSDEMKRLAGSPSSAGCAEGFLFPDTYDLVPGMSAGDVVDLQWKRFHQVVDPLIAASPSLPAELTAAAAGGDEASRVAAVVTLASIVEKETALASERPHIAAVFYNRLRDGMPLQTDPTVIYGVIDSGAPWDGNLTRAHLTTATPYNTYMRRGLPPGPICNPGKASIQAVLAPDKSRDLYFVARGDGSHEFNMSLEDHNRAVRRWQLR, encoded by the coding sequence ATGAGACGGGCGCTCGCCATCTTCACGGCCGTCGTCGTTGTCGCATTCGGCGCGGCCGCCGTCACTGCCACCGTTGTCATAAAGGAAGAGCTTGCTCGCAGCGTCGAGCTTGCCGGCAAGGTGGAATTCGACGTGCTGCCCGGCGAGAGCCTGCGCCACGTCGCCGCGCACCTGTACGAGTCAGGTCTGATCGGCAGCGAGAGAGTGTTCCTCGGCGCCGCGTTCTGGAAAGGCACCGACCGCGCGATCAAGCACGGTCGTCACGAGTTCACCGGCACGGTGACGCTCGAGTCGGTGCTGGCCGAGCTCGCGAGAACACCGAAGCCGATCCTCAAGGTGACGATTCCCGAAGGGCTGACGCTGCGCGATGCCGGCGCCGTGCTCGAACAGGCCGGCGCGGTGTCCGCTTCCGCTTATCTGGCGGTGGCCTGCTCCGACGAGATGAAGCGGCTGGCGGGCTCGCCGTCGTCGGCCGGATGCGCCGAGGGCTTCCTTTTCCCGGATACCTACGACCTCGTGCCGGGGATGTCGGCCGGCGACGTCGTCGATCTCCAATGGAAGCGCTTCCACCAGGTCGTCGATCCCCTGATCGCCGCCTCGCCGTCGCTTCCCGCCGAGCTCACCGCGGCGGCGGCGGGCGGCGACGAAGCGTCTCGCGTCGCCGCCGTCGTCACGCTGGCGTCGATCGTCGAGAAAGAGACGGCGCTGGCCTCGGAAAGGCCCCACATCGCAGCCGTCTTCTACAACCGTCTGCGCGACGGCATGCCGCTGCAGACCGATCCGACCGTCATTTACGGCGTCATCGACTCCGGCGCCCCATGGGACGGCAACCTGACGCGTGCCCACCTGACGACCGCCACGCCGTACAATACGTATATGAGGAGGGGCCTTCCGCCCGGCCCGATCTGCAATCCGGGCAAGGCCTCGATCCAGGCCGTGCTGGCCCCGGACAAGTCCCGCGACCTGTATTTCGTGGCCCGCGGGGACGGGTCCCACGAGTTCAACATGAGCCTGGAAGACCACAATCGGGCCGTGCGTCGATGGCAGCTTCGCTGA
- the lexA gene encoding transcriptional repressor LexA, with amino-acid sequence MATLTKRQKEILDYIEQSIAENGYAPTLEEIGERFALRSMATVHKHLSNLETKGLIRRKWNHSRAIEVTDDRRRPASVTIPLLGRVAAGRPIEAIESKDTIDVPESLVRKRDSYALRVAGDSMMEEGILDGDLIVIEERADPRNGDVVVATIDGEATVKRYYREKNGSVRLQPSNAAYKPIVVEGGDLRIRGAVVGLVRRYH; translated from the coding sequence GTGGCCACACTGACCAAGCGGCAGAAAGAAATTCTCGACTACATCGAGCAGAGCATCGCCGAGAACGGTTACGCCCCTACCCTCGAGGAAATCGGCGAGCGCTTTGCGCTTCGCTCGATGGCGACAGTCCACAAGCACCTTTCCAACCTGGAAACGAAAGGGCTGATCCGCCGCAAGTGGAACCACAGCCGCGCGATCGAAGTCACCGACGACAGGCGACGCCCCGCGTCCGTGACGATTCCGCTTCTCGGCCGCGTCGCCGCCGGCCGTCCGATCGAAGCGATCGAGAGCAAGGATACCATCGACGTGCCCGAGTCGCTCGTGCGAAAGCGCGACAGCTACGCGCTGCGCGTGGCCGGTGACTCGATGATGGAAGAAGGAATTCTCGACGGCGATCTCATCGTCATCGAGGAGAGGGCAGACCCTCGCAACGGCGACGTCGTCGTCGCGACCATCGACGGCGAGGCCACCGTCAAGCGGTACTACCGCGAGAAGAACGGCAGCGTCCGGCTGCAGCCTTCCAATGCCGCGTACAAGCCGATCGTCGTCGAAGGCGGAGATTTGAGAATCCGCGGAGCGGTGGTCGGACTGGTGCGCCGCTACCACTGA
- the hemW gene encoding radical SAM family heme chaperone HemW translates to MPESFSVYVHLPYCSRRCPYCDFNTYVVHSMPEQRYAETLGREAAFAARSDAWRGRRIETVFFGGGTPSLFSPATIATLLATFDRLWGIQADAEISLEANPGTLEGGGEDKLRGFRSAGVSRISFGAQSFNAQHLATLGRIHSSDETRDAFGAARRAGFDNISCDLIYGIPGQSIADWRSDLDAAISLGSEHVSAYCLTYEDGTPMTGMKKAGLVVAADEDTELSMFHLARETFAQAGLAAYEISNYARPGRQCRHNLAYWTWRDYLGLGAGAHGFCSDGAAAGPAAGASPSLSPSPSTAPAQSWGRRYANLRLPELFMSAADGAWHASEERLTREMAIAEYLMVGLRLSRGVDAQSFLQQFGIALEAAVPSLRDFVVGGFIERHGEAFKLTTRGLEIADAVIPRLLA, encoded by the coding sequence ATGCCTGAGTCTTTCTCCGTCTACGTCCACCTTCCGTACTGCAGCCGCCGCTGTCCTTACTGCGACTTCAACACGTACGTCGTCCATTCGATGCCCGAGCAGCGCTACGCCGAGACGCTCGGGCGAGAGGCGGCTTTTGCGGCGCGTTCGGATGCGTGGCGAGGCAGGCGCATCGAGACCGTGTTCTTCGGCGGCGGCACTCCGTCGTTGTTCTCGCCTGCGACGATCGCGACGCTGCTCGCGACGTTCGACAGGCTCTGGGGCATCCAGGCCGATGCCGAGATTTCGCTGGAAGCCAACCCCGGCACTCTCGAAGGCGGAGGCGAAGACAAGCTGCGCGGGTTTCGAAGTGCGGGCGTGAGCCGCATCAGCTTCGGTGCGCAATCGTTCAACGCGCAGCACCTTGCGACTCTCGGTCGCATCCACTCGAGCGACGAGACGCGCGATGCGTTCGGTGCCGCGCGCCGTGCCGGCTTCGACAACATCTCGTGCGACCTGATCTACGGCATTCCCGGCCAGAGCATTGCCGACTGGCGAAGCGACCTGGACGCCGCCATCTCGCTCGGCAGCGAGCACGTTTCGGCGTACTGCCTCACTTACGAAGACGGCACGCCGATGACGGGGATGAAAAAGGCCGGGCTGGTGGTCGCGGCGGACGAGGACACCGAGCTCTCGATGTTCCACCTGGCGCGCGAAACGTTCGCGCAGGCCGGACTGGCGGCCTACGAGATCTCCAATTACGCGCGGCCCGGACGCCAGTGCCGCCACAACCTTGCGTACTGGACCTGGCGCGATTACCTCGGCCTCGGCGCCGGGGCCCACGGTTTCTGCTCGGACGGCGCGGCCGCGGGCCCCGCTGCCGGCGCATCTCCAAGCCTGTCTCCAAGCCCATCCACAGCACCGGCGCAGTCGTGGGGGCGACGTTACGCGAACCTGCGCCTTCCCGAGCTGTTCATGTCGGCGGCCGACGGCGCCTGGCACGCGAGCGAAGAGAGGCTGACCCGCGAAATGGCCATCGCCGAGTACCTGATGGTCGGGCTGCGGCTGTCGCGCGGAGTCGATGCGCAGTCGTTCCTGCAGCAGTTCGGCATTGCGCTCGAGGCCGCGGTGCCGTCCCTTCGCGACTTCGTCGTCGGCGGATTCATCGAAAGGCACGGCGAGGCGTTCAAGCTGACGACGCGAGGTCTCGAGATCGCCGACGCGGTGATCCCGCGCCTTCTGGCGTAA
- a CDS encoding efflux transporter outer membrane subunit: MKCRFAGKGAVLVFACVAACGCIGPYEKRPVIETAPGWVEADGYAGTAPEDSQWWQSFSDPALAQMVERARTASPRMREAVARVREARALRAAQIGEFFPQGNVDAGWSKSRISQHGFFEALAGAVATGPAGAVFQPIGLYQLGFDAQWEIDVFGHVRRSVEAAGAEVGAAQASAADVERTLMAETAREVIELRSFDERLRIAAENSESQRETLDVLRDRRRVGIASDADVARGDAQLSATESVAAMLRGQRAASLHRLETLVAASPGTLDADLAGKSEIPQPSVLPAAGLPSELLLHRPDIAHAERELAAATARAGVARTELLPRFSLTGSFGVQSQNSSDLLTSESRFWSVGPGVQWPIFSAGRLCNAVKAADARTEAAAARYESAVRQAIAEVETAMAGLVHEREREQALRRAADDEALAAAASRDLYKSGLTDLLHVLDAERSRYIAEDELAGSRTRVAEQAIALYKALGAGWSADAAPGNSASGSGTGGAGPGAVAAGASNAGTKGAGENTSGKGTNAPAGVAATPAAPSPGA; encoded by the coding sequence ATGAAGTGCCGCTTTGCAGGAAAGGGCGCCGTGCTCGTGTTCGCCTGCGTGGCCGCCTGCGGCTGCATCGGCCCGTACGAGAAGCGGCCGGTCATCGAGACGGCGCCGGGCTGGGTCGAGGCGGACGGCTACGCGGGAACGGCTCCCGAAGACAGCCAGTGGTGGCAATCGTTCTCCGACCCGGCGCTCGCGCAGATGGTCGAGCGTGCGCGCACGGCTTCGCCGAGAATGCGCGAGGCTGTCGCACGCGTTCGCGAAGCGCGCGCGCTTCGTGCTGCGCAGATCGGCGAGTTCTTTCCGCAGGGGAATGTCGATGCGGGCTGGAGCAAGTCGCGCATCAGCCAGCACGGGTTCTTCGAAGCCCTTGCCGGTGCGGTGGCCACCGGTCCGGCCGGCGCGGTGTTCCAGCCCATCGGCCTTTATCAGCTCGGATTCGATGCGCAGTGGGAGATCGACGTATTCGGCCACGTTCGTCGCAGCGTCGAAGCCGCCGGCGCCGAGGTCGGCGCCGCGCAGGCGTCGGCGGCCGACGTCGAGCGCACGCTGATGGCCGAGACGGCGCGCGAAGTGATCGAGCTTCGCAGCTTCGACGAGAGGCTGAGGATCGCCGCCGAAAACAGCGAGTCGCAGCGCGAGACCCTCGACGTGCTGCGCGACCGCCGCAGGGTCGGCATCGCCAGCGACGCCGACGTCGCACGCGGGGACGCCCAGCTTTCTGCGACGGAGTCGGTTGCGGCGATGCTGCGCGGCCAGCGCGCCGCGTCCCTGCATCGCCTCGAGACGCTCGTCGCCGCCAGCCCCGGAACGCTGGACGCCGACCTTGCCGGGAAGAGCGAAATCCCGCAGCCGTCGGTTCTTCCCGCCGCCGGGCTTCCGTCCGAGCTGCTGCTGCACCGGCCCGACATCGCGCATGCCGAACGCGAGCTGGCAGCGGCCACCGCACGCGCCGGCGTCGCCCGCACCGAGCTGCTGCCGCGCTTTTCGCTGACCGGCAGCTTCGGCGTGCAGAGCCAGAACTCGAGCGACCTGCTGACGAGCGAGAGCCGCTTCTGGTCCGTCGGACCCGGCGTGCAGTGGCCGATCTTCAGCGCAGGCCGCCTCTGCAATGCCGTCAAGGCTGCCGACGCGAGGACCGAAGCGGCGGCTGCGCGTTACGAGAGCGCGGTGCGCCAGGCGATCGCCGAAGTGGAAACCGCGATGGCCGGGCTCGTTCACGAGCGCGAGCGGGAGCAGGCTCTTCGCCGCGCGGCCGATGACGAGGCGCTTGCGGCCGCCGCCAGCCGCGATCTTTACAAGAGCGGCCTCACCGACTTGCTGCACGTGCTCGACGCCGAGCGATCGCGCTACATTGCCGAGGACGAGCTTGCCGGCAGCCGCACCCGCGTCGCCGAGCAGGCGATCGCACTTTACAAGGCACTCGGCGCCGGCTGGAGCGCCGACGCGGCGCCGGGCAACAGCGCATCGGGGTCAGGCACCGGCGGTGCGGGACCAGGCGCCGTCGCTGCCGGCGCGAGCAATGCAGGGACGAAGGGCGCCGGTGAAAACACGTCCGGCAAGGGCACCAACGCACCCGCCGGCGTAGCGGCCACTCCCGCTGCACCTTCTCCCGGCGCCTGA
- a CDS encoding DHA2 family efflux MFS transporter permease subunit: protein MSTAGSIGGEAPAVPGDPAAPASSLPADAAPPAGAEGAHPAAYHSYAPHNPWLIALVATLATFMEVLDTSIANVALPHIAGSLGAGVEDSTWILTSYLVSNAIVLPISGWMATLFGRRNFYLTCVAMFTASSCLCGMAPNLGMLVFFRLLQGLGGGGLQPSTQAILIDTFPIEQRGMGMAMYGMTVVAAPVIGPTLGGWITDNSSWRWIFFINVPVGILSMLLSSRFISDPPFLPRRRRGERGRIDWMGLGALSLAIGAGQMMLDIGERRDWLESGFIQALAATCVIGFVFTVWWELRQKEPVVQLRLLKDRNFGFSVFIMLLFGFVLYGSTVLLPLFMQTLLGYTALLSGLAVSPGALVIMTLMPLVGWMISRFDPRWMICFGSVVISLSLQLMAGFNLDAGFWTITSARMVQGFGLAFLFVPVNTLAYAYVDPANRGAASSLISLARNIGASIGIALMSTLLTHQSQIHQNYLVANATPYNPAWNGWIQSMSGALGAQTSDRVEAVLRAEAMAAQVVSAQARALAFVDLFRLLSIAFLMILPVVLLMRKPPKIPLGPAQALAE from the coding sequence TTGAGCACGGCGGGAAGCATTGGCGGCGAGGCGCCCGCGGTGCCCGGCGATCCGGCCGCTCCGGCATCGTCGTTGCCGGCCGATGCCGCGCCGCCCGCGGGCGCAGAAGGCGCACACCCGGCGGCGTACCACAGCTACGCTCCTCACAATCCGTGGCTGATCGCGCTGGTCGCGACGCTGGCAACTTTCATGGAGGTGCTCGACACGAGCATCGCCAACGTGGCGCTGCCCCACATCGCCGGCAGCCTCGGCGCCGGCGTCGAGGACAGCACGTGGATCCTGACGTCGTACCTGGTGTCCAACGCCATCGTGCTGCCGATCAGCGGATGGATGGCAACCCTGTTCGGCCGCCGCAACTTCTACCTGACCTGCGTCGCGATGTTCACCGCCAGTTCCTGCCTTTGCGGCATGGCGCCGAACCTCGGGATGCTCGTGTTCTTCCGCCTGCTGCAGGGACTCGGAGGCGGCGGCCTGCAGCCGAGCACCCAGGCGATTCTCATCGACACCTTCCCGATCGAGCAGCGCGGCATGGGCATGGCGATGTACGGCATGACGGTCGTCGCGGCGCCGGTCATCGGTCCGACGCTCGGAGGCTGGATCACCGACAACTCGAGCTGGCGCTGGATCTTCTTCATCAACGTGCCCGTCGGGATCCTCTCGATGCTGCTGTCGTCGCGCTTCATCAGCGATCCGCCGTTCCTTCCGCGGCGCCGCCGCGGCGAGCGCGGCAGGATCGACTGGATGGGGCTCGGCGCGCTCAGCCTGGCGATCGGCGCCGGCCAGATGATGCTCGACATCGGCGAGCGCCGCGACTGGCTCGAGTCCGGCTTCATCCAGGCGCTGGCTGCCACCTGCGTGATCGGCTTCGTGTTCACCGTGTGGTGGGAGCTTCGCCAGAAGGAGCCGGTGGTGCAGCTTCGCCTGCTGAAGGACCGCAACTTCGGCTTCTCGGTGTTCATCATGCTGCTGTTCGGCTTCGTGCTGTACGGCAGCACCGTGCTGCTGCCGCTCTTCATGCAGACGCTGCTCGGCTACACGGCGCTGCTCAGCGGGCTGGCGGTTTCGCCGGGCGCTCTCGTCATCATGACGCTGATGCCCCTGGTCGGCTGGATGATCTCGCGCTTCGACCCGCGCTGGATGATCTGCTTCGGCTCGGTCGTGATCTCGCTGTCGCTGCAGCTCATGGCCGGCTTCAACCTGGACGCGGGCTTCTGGACGATCACGTCGGCGCGCATGGTGCAGGGCTTCGGGCTGGCGTTCCTGTTCGTGCCGGTCAACACGCTCGCGTATGCGTACGTCGATCCTGCCAACCGCGGTGCGGCCTCGAGCCTGATCAGTCTGGCGCGCAACATCGGCGCGAGCATCGGCATCGCGCTGATGTCGACGCTGCTCACACACCAGTCCCAGATCCACCAGAATTACCTCGTCGCGAACGCGACGCCGTACAATCCCGCGTGGAACGGCTGGATCCAGTCGATGTCCGGCGCGCTCGGCGCGCAGACGTCCGACCGCGTCGAGGCGGTGCTTCGCGCCGAAGCGATGGCTGCGCAGGTCGTTTCGGCGCAGGCACGTGCGCTCGCGTTCGTCGACCTGTTCCGGCTCCTGTCGATCGCATTCCTGATGATCCTCCCTGTTGTCCTCCTCATGCGGAAGCCGCCGAAGATTCCACTCGGTCCGGCCCAGGCGCTTGCCGAATGA
- a CDS encoding HlyD family secretion protein gives MNLRELRKSARGRVALAAVAIPAGILLLAGIFLWERWSAWVSTDDAFIESRIVQVAPSIAGRVLTVAVEDNQHVQAGTTLVEIDPAQPQARLDAARADLALARAAASASRAALEASRTTTAAAMERAKAGQAAAEARVTEAEAEEQAAASQAEQARDDLARYAKLDSRSVSEQQRDLAASTSKAAGSKLEAARKNIAAARAAVGAAQGDVASAEAAPHEIAVREAEVAKADAAIEKSGAAVHQAEIDLAYCHITATETGRITRKTVQVGNYVQVGQIMFALVPDERWVIANFKETQLGGIRPGAEAEVRVDAYPDAKFRGHVDSLQSGSGSRFSLLPPENATGNYVKVVQRVPVKIVFDEQPDPAVYSLGPGMSVEPEVRIR, from the coding sequence GTGAACCTGCGCGAGCTGCGCAAATCGGCGCGCGGGCGCGTCGCGCTCGCGGCCGTCGCGATCCCCGCCGGCATTCTTCTGCTGGCCGGCATTTTCCTGTGGGAGCGCTGGTCTGCGTGGGTTTCGACCGACGATGCGTTCATCGAGAGCCGCATCGTGCAGGTCGCGCCGTCGATCGCCGGGCGAGTGCTGACGGTCGCCGTGGAGGACAACCAGCACGTGCAGGCAGGGACGACTCTCGTCGAGATCGATCCGGCCCAGCCTCAGGCACGTCTGGACGCGGCGCGTGCCGATCTCGCGCTGGCGCGAGCGGCCGCCAGCGCATCGCGCGCCGCCCTGGAAGCATCGCGCACGACGACCGCTGCGGCGATGGAGCGCGCGAAGGCAGGACAGGCCGCTGCCGAAGCGAGAGTCACCGAAGCCGAAGCGGAAGAACAGGCAGCGGCGAGCCAGGCCGAGCAGGCCCGCGATGATCTTGCGCGCTACGCGAAGCTCGACAGCCGGTCGGTCTCCGAGCAGCAGCGCGATCTTGCCGCATCGACGTCGAAGGCGGCCGGCTCGAAGCTCGAAGCCGCCCGAAAGAACATCGCCGCCGCGCGCGCCGCCGTCGGCGCTGCGCAGGGAGACGTCGCATCGGCCGAGGCCGCACCGCACGAGATCGCCGTGCGCGAAGCGGAAGTGGCCAAGGCGGACGCCGCCATCGAAAAGAGCGGCGCTGCCGTGCACCAGGCCGAGATCGACCTTGCGTACTGCCACATCACCGCGACCGAGACCGGGCGCATCACGCGCAAGACGGTGCAGGTCGGCAACTACGTGCAGGTCGGCCAGATCATGTTCGCGCTGGTCCCCGACGAGCGCTGGGTAATCGCGAACTTCAAGGAAACCCAGCTCGGCGGCATCCGTCCGGGCGCCGAGGCCGAAGTACGTGTCGATGCGTATCCCGACGCGAAGTTCCGCGGCCACGTCGACAGCCTGCAGTCCGGCAGCGGATCGCGCTTCAGCCTGCTGCCTCCCGAGAACGCGACCGGCAACTACGTCAAAGTCGTGCAGAGGGTGCCCGTCAAGATCGTCTTCGACGAGCAGCCCGATCCTGCCGTCTATTCGCTCGGGCCGGGCATGTCCGTGGAGCCCGAGGTGAGGATTCGTTGA
- a CDS encoding CerR family C-terminal domain-containing protein: MRKSTKASPPLPAARARGDDDFAKTHGRLLEAAGEVFALRGFREGTVREICGRAGANVAAVAYHFGSKAALYEAVMRRAQEYAAERYPIAGLGDAAAVDAEAALGRFVETLLRRLLDTGRPAWHGQLMTREMAEPSAAFHILSEEMARPMFAECAAILARLTGEKESSEHIRLCVSSVIGQCTVHRNARALLKVMHPGASMDVAVLAKHIVRFSLHGLGARKPRRRS, from the coding sequence GTGCGAAAATCCACGAAGGCCTCGCCCCCTCTGCCCGCGGCGCGGGCGCGCGGCGACGACGACTTTGCGAAAACCCACGGTCGCCTGCTCGAGGCCGCCGGCGAAGTGTTCGCGCTGCGCGGATTCCGCGAAGGCACCGTGCGCGAGATCTGCGGGCGCGCCGGCGCGAACGTCGCGGCCGTGGCATACCACTTCGGATCAAAAGCCGCGCTGTACGAGGCGGTGATGCGTCGCGCGCAGGAATATGCCGCCGAACGTTATCCGATCGCGGGACTCGGCGATGCCGCGGCCGTCGATGCTGAGGCCGCGCTCGGCCGCTTCGTCGAAACGCTGCTGCGCCGACTTCTCGATACGGGCCGCCCCGCCTGGCACGGCCAGTTGATGACGCGCGAGATGGCCGAGCCGAGCGCCGCGTTCCACATTCTTTCCGAGGAAATGGCCCGGCCGATGTTCGCCGAGTGCGCGGCGATCCTGGCCAGGCTCACCGGCGAAAAGGAGAGCAGCGAACACATCCGCCTTTGCGTCTCGAGCGTGATCGGCCAGTGCACGGTGCACCGCAATGCCAGGGCCCTGCTGAAGGTCATGCACCCCGGTGCATCGATGGACGTAGCGGTGCTCGCGAAACACATCGTGCGCTTTTCGCTGCACGGCCTCGGCGCCCGCAAGCCGCGGAGGCGGTCGTGA